One window of the Pieris rapae chromosome 11, ilPieRapa1.1, whole genome shotgun sequence genome contains the following:
- the LOC110997418 gene encoding uncharacterized protein LOC110997418 encodes MSFEEILNKVKQHPVLWDPTHKFYRQKSVQAESWAIIAAELESEEKLVRSRWKYLKDQCRKELKKIASGEIDKSRWHYFNRLQFIKKELLTEGKPKPYKDVKFEAESEEPPTKKAKSASPEPCTSYSGQESWKLQQITTKLNELTKKIDNQNPFDDELRNNPDFMFLMSILPTIRDLTDVQKFTFRGKVNEWLLEALAQNQFLLSEQYQCKIEDPDS; translated from the exons ATGTCGTTCGAGGAGATTCTCAACAAAGTGAAGCAGCACCCAGTGCTTTGGGACCCTACGCATAAGTTTTACCGCCAGAAATCCGTTCAAGCAGAGTCGTGGGCTATAATCGCCGCCGAACTTGAATCCGAGG AGAAACTTGTGAGGAGTAGATGGAAGTACCTAAAGGATCAGTGTCGAAAAGAACTTAAGAAAATTGCATCGGGTGAAATAGACAAGTCGAGGTGGCATTATTTCAACCGACTACAGTTTATTAAGAAGGAGCTCCTAACCGAAGGAAAACCTAAACCATACAAAGATGTCAAATTCGAAGCCGAGTCCGAAGAACCGCCAACAAAAAAAGCTAAAAGCGCAAGTCCCGAACCATGCACTTCATATTCAGGCCAGGAATCATGGAAACTGCAGCAAATCACAACTAAATTAAACGAGTTAACCAAGAAGATAGACAACCAGAACCCATTTGACGACGAGTTGAGAAATAATCCCGACTTCATGTTCCTCATGAGTATTTTGCCAACTATACGCGATTTGACTGATGTTCAGAAATTTACGTTTAGAGGGAAAGTGAATGAGTGGTTATTGGAGGCGTTGGCGCAAAATCAATTCCTTTTGAGTGAACAATATCAGTGTAAAATTGAAGACCCGGATTCGTAG